The window tttcatttcagcaagccatgacaacACCCACCATCTCTGATAGTTCTGAAatagtttctgtagttagaaacagataagataagcattcctgaaacattattttgttgaaaacaCTATTTGAACTCTGAGAAACTAAGCTAATTGATTACACCCAAATTGTCCATTTCAAAtcataggattcatataatattcattAAGTATAATAcccaacatccgatttggacAAAACCACTTCTTAAAATGACTAAGACGTGAGGAATCCAAATAAAGAGTCAAAAGCCACCCATGTACCCCACTCAAAACAAGCCCACCCCAACTATACAGTATcagttgtctatgtttggcaagTATTATGAAGCTGCGGCTTGGAGTATTGTTTATTCATCCTATGTTATGTATTGtgaatttggtgatgttttttttgtttcctgttcagagaaattagccaTTGAAGTCGCTTGCATTTCCCCCCATAAATGAGTGTGAAAGTACCAGGTTTTGCCCACTAGATGCTGCTCATCATGCTCGTACTGCCACAGCCTTTTATAAATTTTTCAAGTCTCTTGTGCTTACTAAAAGGTAGTCTTTATcccaatatcaaataatttgaGTAACAATTGATTGTGATTGTTTTAACTTAAAATGGTCAAAGATAACCAAAAATagattcttagcaaagagcaatttcgcAAGCAAGAAATTTGCTAGGATTGTctaggagtggtctgagtggggagggggaaactgagaCCTAGCTGAGAGATTTGGAACTGTATCTTATTGGTcttataaaacacagaaaaatcacatttttgactgcacagGGCCTTTAAAATGGACCCATTGCAACTTTAGGTAGAAAACCAACAGCTGTTGCTCATGATTAAAATAAATGGTGGGGTCATAGCTTAAAGGTATACAGTGAGATTGACAATTCGTTTTTCTACCTACCCAGGCTATGTCTATGCGTGCAGTATGAAGGAAATTACACACAGTTTTCCCCCCGCGAACCAATGATGACGCAACTCGCctagcgttagcgcaataactggaagtctacaggtacagtAGCATAAGCTCGCTGGAGATTTTATATGACGTGGCAAATAGTTGGACATGCCTCAGCGTAGCCTGTTATGCTAATAGCAGATTACAAGGTAAAGCTAAATTAGGGCTAAATAACTTATGGCTCTTTATGTAAGGAGATAGGCATATTAAAGAGCTAATTCACTTGGTCACGGTTGAGAGCAGAAGCAGCTCTCCTCTCCGGCTTGGGACTGTCTTGTGAATGCATGCCAGGCCTCTAGCAAGCGTCAGTCTCTGGGGTTTATGACGTGAAGCTTGATGTTTCAATGTTGATGATGCTACCTTGCTTTGTTATTAGGCTATGCAGCTATCATGGTCAGGTCTGTCTCGAATAAGATCATTCAAAATCTAATCAATGATTCAAATCTTCTCAATGTTTGCAAAACCAAAAGAAATGAAAAGCTCAGATCAATCACTCAATCCATTGATCAATCAACTAACGGATTTATCAATCCATCTTCTCATTCATCAGTTTAACATATATTACCCTGCCAGTTCACCATGTAGCAATATGTAGCATCTTACCTGCCAGGACACAGCTGCCAGAATGGCTGTGGACGCCAGGCTGAAGAAGACCAGGCGTTCAGAGATCAGGCAGAAGTGTCTCATCCCCCGCGAGGCCATGACCCGGTCCAGGCTTCGTGACTCTGACTGCTGGACCGAGCGTGCCTTCTGACAGTCACTCAGCTTGGTGTGGAAGCCCCACAGTGTGATCAGCAGCACCACGTGGCAGACTGTCCAGaacaggccaaacacacagaatcCAGGGATCACCAGGTACCACAGTTCTAGACGGCTCATCTTTAGAGCGGATAGGACGAAGAAGGCCATCTCCACAAGTCCCAGGGGGAGCAGGGAGAGTCGACACCAGACACGTCCCCAGGAAAGCAGGGGCAGCCAGCGCTCGGTGGCCGCTAGGCTGCTGAAGTAGACGTCCAAGAGGGGTTCACAAATCAGACGGCCCAGGTAGCAGCCCAGGGCGAAGGGGTTGGTGGTTATCCCCACGGCCTTGAAAAACAGCAGGGAGGTGACCAGGGTGAAGCAGGCCAAGTTGGGCAGGGCTAGGAGGGACTTGACACGCAGGCCCACGATCAGAGCCCCCAGCGCCACCACTAGGGCAATGAAGGCCATAGATTTGTGCCACAGCATGGTGGTGCTGGCAATGCCAAAGCCCAGGAGTTCTAGGAGCTCCTCGGACGAGAGCAGGGTGGGTTTATAGTGAACGCAGCCCATTATCCTACCTGTTAAGGCCCACACTGTCCTCAAAGCCACACTAGCCAGCAGCAGGTAGTTAGTAGCATGCTCCTTCACATTCTCCTCCAGCGAGGGACTATTGAGGAAGCACAGGAGGCCCAGAAGGAAGCTAAACCACAGGTGGAAGAGGCTGAGACTGGCCCCCTCCATGGAGAAGTAGTAGTAAAGGATGCTGGCGATGCCCAGGACAAAGAGACCCAGGATGAAGATAACAAGGATCATGGGCTCGTCAGTCTGCTCCCAGCGCACGTACAGGCCCAGGCATACCGCCACCATCAGGTTGAAACTGGACAGGTAACCCAGGCAACGCACCAACGAACACATGTCCACCTTCCCACCGGGCGCAGGCCCGCTCTCCTCCTCTGGCTCCAGGCGTGACATGGCTGCGTAGAGACAGTGGCTGAGGCTGTAACAGCTCCTCCTGAACATTCAACTGGGGGGACTCATGAGTCAATGATCAGGTATGTCACTGAAAGTAGCAAGCTTGTGTAGGTTTTGTAACAGACTGGGGCACTTGAATTTAGGCAACATTATGGATGAGATCGATGAAATAGGCTATTCAGCCACTGTGAAAGGAGAACATATTTTGGGAATGTGAATTATTTTTACATTAATTATCATCAACAACAATCATCCTAATGTAGCTGTCATATGTTTGCTGGATGACAAGCAAGTAAACAAACCGTTTTAATTATCACAGCAATAAACATTGACACTCACCAGTTGCTATTGACAGAAGATTAAAGAATCAGCAAGCGCTAGCTACGTGCTTCTGTCAATAGCACACGAATGGCTAGCACATAGCACAGCAATAATGGCTAgtaactagctagttagttaCGCTGCGTCGTAAGTAAGTGATGACATCTCACGCAATTCCAGAGGTATCACAGTAAAACTCCTTCAAATCATCAAATGTATTCACAAATAACTATCGATGACAAAACGAAAGATGAATCTTGAGTTGCTTACGCTTGTCTAAAAACTTTTTTCGTTTTTAGTTCAGAATGTTTCCGGACTCCAAACTACGGCAAAGATAATGGGACAAAAATAGTTGGGATTTTGCGTTTGCAGGGAAATCGAATGTGGTTTCACAGCAGATTGTCCCTCTCAATAAATTATTATTCCATTAGAGGTGACATCAAGGAAATATCATTATTTATCAATCAATCAAGATAATTGAAAAAATGTCATTTTAACATTCATTGATCAGAAAAGACAACCACCTCTAGCATATAATCATTGCATCCACATCCATTGTGTGTCCTCTATGGTCTGTGAAGATATCACAGTGATGGTGGCATAGTGGTGCCAAGGGGCACATCTCAAATGACACCCGACTCAAATATGAACTTTTCCACACACTGTAATGTAGCTCTAGTAAAATAGTACACTATATGGGAATAGCCAAAGAGAGATTACACTGGTTAATTATGATACTTTCTGGGAAATTATTATGTGGAGTAGTGTGACTTTATCTCAACAGGGGCACTGTGGAGGCAGGGGTCTATTCGtcttctatttttctctctgtgttgttgggaagggcccgtaagtaagcatttcactgttgtttacgaagcatgtgtaaaatgttatttgattcaGGTTTtttttctgactgactgactactgtAGGGAAAATAATGCACATACAGATACAGCGggagccctccctccctccctccctccctccctccctccctccctccctcccacacatcACTGTGAAGCCCACAGAGCCAAGAAACGTCTGAGCTGGAGACTGGAGACACAATACATAACACAGCCGTGGCCCTCATCGAGAATCATATCAACCTACTGTAATTGGAGGGAtttagggccctgagtttttccCCACCGTTTCATATGATGACATGAGAAGGCAAACTCTAGACCGTAGTTATGAGCACCATGAGTATCAGGACCACGCAAATGTTCTGTATAGGTTACATTACATACATTTGGTCAAGGTGAATGATGCATTTGGTCTTGAGGATTGCAATGTAAATACCATAAATAAAATTGAAAAATTCAAATTCTATGGTACCCATATCTGTAACCACCAAGCCCAACAGCAGGCTTTTTGCAACGAAAATCTCAGCGTTGGGCTTTGAAGACCAAGATAAtagtatagtgatagtgaggAGAAGCCTTTTTAAAGGTTTATTTAGAATTTTCTGCTGATACAACATGATAAATGTAAGGATGGGATGAACATCAAGGAGGCTAATTTACTATCCCGAGGCTATGAAGCATCCAAAaagtatctgtgtgtgtacatgtgtgtacatgtgtgtttgtACTAGATTGACATTCAACACACACAGCTTataattaaataaatacacaGATAAGGTGATATCTCACCTTACCTCTCACCTAAGTATTGGTAGGGCAAAGTGAGATTCTGCagagataagtgtgtgtgtgtttgtgtgttcgtgTTGGTGCGTGTGGGTGCTGTACCTGAGGTACTGTAAAAGTGAAATGTTAATATCAAAGTGAGTGTGTTTCTCTCTGCTGAGCTGACTGGGGAAGACTAAGGCAGAGTGTCGCGTGGTGAACCGGAGGGCCTGAAGGGTACGGAAGTCACACCCGTTTACACTCCGGGGAAATCGACTGATGATAGGAAGAAAGAACACCTGTGAGTGTTTCAGAGTGTATTAAGAGGTCACTTTTTTATAAATACACCCAATTAGTCCACTTCAACCTCGCTCTTGTTTCCTCAATGAAATATCGAGGTCGTCGTGTATTAAATAGGCCACATATTTCCTGCAAGACCACGATAACTGTGACAATAGAATTCAAGTGATCATTTTTTCAATTAGTCCAGAGTTGCTTCATCCATAATTGAACAGGGTGTCCCGCTCTTAATGCTTGGTTAGAACGTAACACTATTCTTGGTAGGCAGCACAGAAAAGCAGCTCAGCAGCACCTGCCCCACCACAGCAGCAGTTCCCTGGTGTGCTGTTTCCACGAGGCAGAGAAGACTAGATCCCCCGTGATTACTTCTTCTCCGAAACCCAATCAGAGCTCATGAATGGTGTCGATGTTTTCATTGCTTCCTGTAGGTCACAGGACTCAATGAATGAACTCCCAcgtaaagcgagagagagagagagagaaggaagagtagagtgggagggagagagtggtgaAGGAGActgaggacggagagagagagagtgaaggagaaagagagaaagaactagaatatacagtggggagaacaagtatttgatacactgacgattttgcaggttttcctacttacaaagcatgtagaggtctgtaatttttatcataggtacacttcaactgtgagagacggaatctaaaacaaaaatccagaaaatcacattgtatgatttttaagtaattaatttgcattttattgcatgacataagtatttgatacatcagaaaagcagaacttaatatttggtacagaaacctttgtttgcaattacagagatcatacgtttcctgtagttcttgaccaggtttgcacacactgcagcagggattttggcccactcctccatacagaccttctccagatccttcaggtttcggggctgtcgctgggcaatacggaatttcagctccctccaaagattttctattggattcaggtctggagactggctagaccactccaggaccttgagatgcttcttacggagccactccttagttgccctggctgtgtgtttcgggtcgttgtcatgctggaagacccagccacgacccatcttcaatgctcttactgagggaaggaggttgttggccaagatctcgcgatacatggccccatccatccacccctcaatacggtgcagttgtcctgtcccctttgcagaaaagcagccccaaagaatgatgtttccacctccatgcttcacgtttgggatgggttcttggggttgtactcatccttcttcttcctccaaacacagcgagtggagtttagaccaaaaagttatatttttgtctcatcagaccacatgaccttctcccattcctcctctggatcatccagatgatcattggcaaacttcagacgggcctggacatgcgctgacttgagcagggggaccttgcgtgcgctgcaggattttaatccatgacggcgttgtgtgttactaatggttttctttgagactgtggtcccagctctcttcaggtcattgaccaggtcctgccgtgtagttctgggctgatccctcaccttcctcatgatcattgatgccccacgaggtgatatcttgcatggagccccagaccgagggtgattgaccgtcatcttgaacttcttccattttctaataattgcgccaacagttgttgccttctcaccaagctgcttgcctattgtcccgtagcccatcccagccttgtgcaggtctacaattttatccctgatgtccttacacagctctctggtcttggccattgtggagaggttggagtctgtttgattgagcgtgtggacaggtgtcttttatacaggtaacgagttcaaacaggtgcagttaatacaggtaatgagtggagaacaggagggcttcttaaagaaaaactaacaggtctgtgagagccggaattcttactggttggtaggtgatcaaatacttatgtcatgcaataaaatgcaaattaattacttaaaaatcatacaatgtgattttctggatttttgttttagattccgtctctcacagttgaagtgtacctatgataaaaattacagacctctacatgctttgtaagtaggaaaacctgcaaaatcggcagtgtatcaaatacttgttctccccactgtatagagagagagggaaaaaagagaaggaaagagggagattCATCTGAATGATGCAGTCCGGGCCACATCGCGTGTTCGTCATTCTTAGATGTGCAATAAGATGTGGCAAGATTACTTTACAACAACGTTCTGAGGAAACATGGCCACCCTAATGGAACCACTACCATCCAGTATCCATTGTTGGGGAGAAATAAAGTACATGTAGctcaactagtaatttaactacattttcAAATGTTTTCCGTAGTTAATTACTTTTTTGCCATGTAGTGGTGTGGCTACAGtgaatttggaaagtattcagaccccttgacttttttcacattttgttacgttacagccttattgtaaaattgattaaatcgttttttccctcatcaatctacacacaataccccacaatgacaaagcaaaaacaggtttttagacatttttgcaaatgttttaaaaataaaaaaacagatatcacatttgcataattattcagaccctttactcagtactttgttgaagcacatttggcagcgattacagcctcgagt of the Salvelinus alpinus chromosome 37, SLU_Salpinus.1, whole genome shotgun sequence genome contains:
- the LOC139566114 gene encoding transmembrane protein 168-A-like, with protein sequence MFRRSCYSLSHCLYAAMSRLEPEEESGPAPGGKVDMCSLVRCLGYLSSFNLMVAVCLGLYVRWEQTDEPMILVIFILGLFVLGIASILYYYFSMEGASLSLFHLWFSFLLGLLCFLNSPSLEENVKEHATNYLLLASVALRTVWALTGRIMGCVHYKPTLLSSEELLELLGFGIASTTMLWHKSMAFIALVVALGALIVGLRVKSLLALPNLACFTLVTSLLFFKAVGITTNPFALGCYLGRLICEPLLDVYFSSLAATERWLPLLSWGRVWCRLSLLPLGLVEMAFFVLSALKMSRLELWYLVIPGFCVFGLFWTVCHVVLLITLWGFHTKLSDCQKARSVQQSESRSLDRVMASRGMRHFCLISERLVFFSLASTAILAAVSWQPSNGVFMSVFLVVLPLESLVHGLFHELGSCLGGTSVGYAVVVPTSYSRPDGQPTLLPPVQVQELNVLSTGMLNSVQRLFSHHMIETFGCDYSTSGVTLEALQAKLKAFLELRTTDGPRHDTYVVFYSGHTQRTGAWALAGGDSLRLEQLLEWWKEKNSGFTSRLILVLDTENSMPWVKEVRRMEGVYVAVQGAKLAPAGDIEGGVAPRLGDFTSEWVEFNCNPDSATQWSEKGRMVAAAYGVSKHWSDYALHLPTGSDVAKHWKTHFPQATYPLVHLSNWCCGLNLLWMCGVCLRCFRRLKLGWFPPNILDTGQGIKLVHS